Within Telopea speciosissima isolate NSW1024214 ecotype Mountain lineage chromosome 8, Tspe_v1, whole genome shotgun sequence, the genomic segment CTGGGCTCTGGTAGATAAAAATCAGATATGGACCTGGATATGCTTGCGCCTAACCCAAAACTAATTCATTGATGCTCGAGTGCAAAAAAAGATGTACTTCTTAGATAAGGAAAAACTACACCCAGGTTGGTGAATTTCTGAAGTAGCACCCAGGATGGAAAATGCCgctatttcttttcatttgccTCACGATCTTCATCCTTTCCTGGCAACTTCTTCCTTTATCTGGGTTTTTCGCTTACAATGGAATTCATCGGTTTCAGATATGACTAAGATTTTAACAGGTTAAGGTTTTCATGGGTGAGATTATTCTGGTTCTTCATTCACAATGGGGTTCACTGGTTTCAATTGTGGCTTAAATATCAATCCATGGTTAAATTTTTAATGGTTAAGCTTTTATGGCTTAAGGTTTCATAGTTGAGGCTTTCATGGCGAGGTTTATTTTTCCAGtgatcaagagaagaaaaaagtttTCCGGTGTGGGTTGTGTTTGGGGTAGCTGTTGTTGTTTGTTGATATGCATTGTTGTGGCCCCTTATTTAACAGCCTGAGTTTTTGGGATAAGTAGTTGGAACATGGTAGTAGAGCCAGGAGGTCGGGTGTCTGATGTGGGAGGGGTTTGTGTTGTGTGTTGTTATGGCCCTTACGCCTTGTACCCTCGGTGCCACATGATGGTGTCATGTGCAAAGCTGTGTCTGTGTGTGGGCTTGCATGTGGCCGGGGGGGTGTTGTATGTTGATATACGTTGTGGCTTTTATTTAACAGCTGGAGCTTTTAGGATAAGTGCAAAGCTGTGTCTGTGTGTGGGCTTGCATGTGGCCGGGGGGGTGTTGTATGTTGATATACGTTGTGGCTTTTATTTAACAGCTGGAGCTTTTAGGATAAGCAGTTGTAATAATAATTCGGAATGAAGAAGAGGACTGTATTTTCTGGTGAGAAATATCAGGATTTATGGATTAAGGACTTTTTTACCACTTGGTTTAAGTGATCTTCATAAAAGATATGGGTAATTTCTTTTGGGTGCTTTTGTGGAGGGACACCAAGTAGGTGACAGGAAAGTAAAGCTTGTTTTTTCCTTTAGAAAAGCATCTAATACAGCCTTAGATTCAAGGAATTGATTTAGATCTGTGTCTGAATCCATGTGCTAGATTTTTGTAATTAAAGCGTAGTTCCAATGTTGTCAAGGTGTCACGTAGGTGGCACCTAAGAGGTATCCAGGTGGTCTGTGAAGGGCGATCAATTGCTTTTTTTGTTCAGGCGTCCTAGATGGAAAAACAGGGGAAAAGAGCCAAAAAAGGGAAACTCAGGGGAAACAACAACAAacccagccttatcccaacttaatggggtcggctacatggatccaaccgAAACAatgtagggaaaactgaggtctaaacaaaaaaagggggatgAAGAGGTGGGAAAGCAGGGGTGGGGAGTGAGATGAGGGATGAAAAAtgggaaatgacaaatgaaagatggacaataaaaggaaaaatgaaaggtgaaagatgaaaataaggggaaagagccacaacccagcaagtcaggagaatttcagctaaatggggtctgctacatggatccttgtcctccaataagctctatccgaggtcatacttgaaacaacacctagactatgcatgtctttcctcacaacttctcctatggtcattttaggcctgcccctagctcttttagctccttgaATCGGGATCAtgtcactcctccttactggggcgtccctaggtcTCCTTTGAACATGTccaaaccacctcaaacgactctctcagagcttgtcattgattggggcaATTCCCAAGTCAGCTTTAATACGTTCATCCCTTACTTTGTCCCTCCTAggttttccacacatccatcttaatatcctcatctctgctacacatagtttttcaatatgacacttcttaactgcccaacagtctaccccatacatcatagtgggttgtacaacagtcctatataactttcctttaagcttttaAGGAATATGTtagtcacacaacactccggacgcacctctcctcTTTAACcgtcccactttaattctttgagaaacatcatcctctatgtcaccttctttatttatgattgaccctagatatctaaatagtcactttgcggtatctctcgtTCCCCAATTCGCATTATGTCAGTATCCATCAGAGTGTGACTAAATTACACCTTATATACTCTGTCTTCATTCTACTAATTTTAaatcctcttgtttccaaggttgatctctatGGTTCTAACTTcgcgttaatccttgcttttgtctcatccaccaaaattaTATTAtcagcgaagagcatacactacgggacctcgtcttggatgGTCTTGGTTAGGttgtccatgataagcgcaaatagataagggctaaggctgatccctgatgtaacccaatcgtaattgggaattccttgccctgaactcccacagatctcacactagtcaccactccctcatacatatctttataACATCtacatatttactcgacaccccaATCTTCACAAGGACATGCTGGATTAAATCTCCGGGAAACCCAGGGGAAAGAGGGttaaaaatgggagaaaaaaagggaaaaagaagaagaagaaaacaaggagGAAACAAGGGTAGGGAAGTGGCAGCACTGCCatccatggaactaaatctcggtcgaaaaTGACCGAAATCTCTAAGTTGTCTCAGTTTTGGACCTGGCAGAAATGAAACCGAGATTTATTTCAACCCTGGGTTTCAACTCAGGGAGGCCCAGGGTCGAAACCTGGTGTCAAAACCTCGAAACGAGATACGACATGTCTTGGTTTTGGGCCTAactgagatttagaaccttgcttcCATCCCCTCCATGGTTGCAACAACAGCAACcccaggaaaagaaaagaagaaataagaaaggggaaagggaaaaagagtaCCTACCAGTCCTTGCAGCTTTCAACCCTGTCCTTCATTGATCTCTCGTGAACGCCCAACATCGAGGAGGGGAAAGgtaaggggaaggagaagaagatggtccTCTAAGTATCAATATTGAGTTAGTTTGTAAATGtaaaatattgtaatttttattttatcagtTAAAAGAAATAAGTGTTATTTTACACAACCCCCCAGAAAAGAACATAATTCTTTACACCGAACCCCCTTCTTTAGGTAGCACATGGTGCCTAGGGGCCTCGCCACCACCTGGGCTCACTCTTTTGCCATCACAACTCTGGTTGTCTCTCACCATATCCATTCCCGGTACCCGTAACTATATTTGGCATCATAGCCTCATATTTATGTATTAGATGCACCTTCTTTTGATACACTTCTTATAGAGAGGTTTCAGCCTGAAGTTTACAACTCAAAAAGTATGCATCTACATGTTCTTTATATGTCTTGCATCAGTTCCTCATATCGGTCTGCATCCCACAGCAGCTTTGCTACTTCCCCCAGATCCATAGCGGGCTTTTGTGCCGGCGGCTCTTGCCCCTCTGTTAGCTGCCCCCGGTTTAGCCCTTCTGCCCCTAGTTCCAAAGCGGATATTGGACGTTTCCGAGTTTTTATgcataaaattttcatttatacTGACACTCAATAGGGGGTCTATGATGCATTGGGAGTTGGGACGGGGATAGTCACAGTTCAATGCATCATTCGGGTTCTTTAAGTTAccatgttctttttcttttaaagcaAGTTACTATgttgtttctaattttagtgtCAATTAATTACAATGTGGTGAAAATAGTTGATATGGTTGATCAATTCTGACTAGAGGATGTGTCTATTTATGCTTTAAATCTGCTTCACAATCCAGGTTCAAGATTTCAGTTTTGACCGTAATCTGGTCGAAACCTTACATGTTTTGGCTGATGGATTCGATAGGGCATTTTGGTGGTCCAATGGTCATATTTTGTCCTGAAActataggaaaaccctaattaagcatcactaaacataatggaacatttagattgttaaaaaacacacccaaaatgcTAGTTTGGTTTCGTActctaggttggtagtgtatggCGTACTTTGCTATATACTTTTTCAAACATAGCCTATGCTACAcaatttagtactagaacatGTAAAACTCaacaaaaacaactaaaattagAACATTAGAAGTGAAGAAAAACTATTTAATATTACAAAATGTCAAAGCATTACAAGTACAAGTGTACAAGTATTACAAGTAGTcaagtacaagtgtacaaccaAGGTAAAAAAACCCCTACAAAACCGTTCCTCTAACTCTATGTCAGTGCCATATAAAGTTCTGGGAAGGTTCAAATCCTTTGAAAAAAAATGGTATACCTCTAAGTTTGAATGTTACACAAATCTTGCTCAAATGCGGCAAATCGTCGTTATAGATGCGTTGTAGTAGTCCCTAGCACTAATGTATGTGAGTTGGCCAAAAATACtaaatttgggtttttttcttttttgagtttttcccCTCTAACAGGTGAAACCGCTCGATGAACCGAGTCGAAACCAAAATCAGTCGAAATAccgaaattttgattgaaactcTGCATTCTTACTGAGTTTCAACCAGTTTCGTTTCGACCTTCGTCCAAACTGTAACATTTCACGAaatctcggtggtttcgactgACATTTCGAACTATGTTCATAGTTTTCATTCTCATGGTCAGACGCATGTGATTAATTTAGTAAACTTGTTGGTTGTTTTTGCAGGTTATTTGATAGGAGTGGATAAACCATATTATGCCTTGGCACTACTAGCTCTGATTATTCCTCAAGTGTTTTTCCAGGTAAATCACCTCGTAAGAGAATCTCATACCATTGCTTGAGGCTGGACTTGATAAAAACATTTCTCTTGAATTTGAGATGGTAAATCTACCCTGTTTTTTCTCCCCTGTTTTGATATTTGTTTTTAAAGATAATTATTTATGGCCATTGGTTAGTACAAATAGGTCACCTTCTTCAGATCACAAACAGTAATTGTCTGAAATTTGAAACATGTCGGTCTCCTAAGTAGCTGTTACTCTTTAGAATTGAATTGGACTCCTTATCCAATTGCAGTTCTGGTAAAGTTACTCTGTTTTCATTTAATTGCTGCTGCTAGTAGGATTTAATATTGAAACAGTTGGTGAAATTcagagatttgaaaaaaaaaagggggaaataaaTTCTATAAATGtttaaagggagaatgttttctgtgtggGATGCAGGGGGCCACGCCCACGCACAACAGGGGCTGGAGGTGCACACGGTGTGGCCCCTGCGTCCCACCCAGAAAACAGCACCCCTTGTTTAAATAACAACATTCACTTGGGGTTTGGGGCCTGGGGGAGATGACACTCGAACCTGCCAATTGTTCACCATGCaatgtattttatccttttttctCTATTGAATGCATAAACTATTTCAGCATGATAGATTCTTTTCATTTGCATGCTTTCTTCATCATGTTGTATGGTGGATTAGAATAATACAACCTGAACATAGTTTTTTGCTGTTATGGGGTTCCAAAGCTGTCTTATGCCAATCCTCTTATGCATCAGTACTTGAATATGTTTGGTGTCCAAGTTAAACGATTTTATAAATTAAATATGATTAACTttgtttggattttgaaaattGAGCGTAAGAATAAATATCTAATTTATTGTACTATATCGTCTGCTAATATCTATGATGTTGATCTTCTGTCCAAATGCACATCCTGAAAGAAAAGATTTAGCTGAAACAGCATGATGCTTTACTAAGACTTGCACATCTGGAAATCTTGCAGTTTCAATATTTCTTGAAGGACCCAGTTAAGTATGATGTGAAGTATCAGGTGACTACTCATTTCCCATATAAGCTTGCACTATACTGTTACCTGCTGATTCTTTAAATTGGATAAAGTCAATAAAATCAGCACCATCTATCCTATCATATCCTTATTCTTGAAGACACTTATGGCCCTGCTACCCAAATTTTTTGCTATACCTTGGGTTTGGCTCCCTTGACTATCCGATTAACAACCTCTAGAAGCAAATTCCTTTTGGTTGGTGTGGACTTGCACTATCATTTGAACTGATGTGCCATACATGTCCATTGCTTGATGCAGTTCCATGCCATGGTTTAGGTCACTTGCAAAAAAATCGAGGTCTCAGTTTCAGACCTGATTTCAATCAAGCACGAAACCGTGACGCATTGGATCTCGTTTCAACATTGGGCCTCCCTGGGTTGAAACCCAGGGTTCCAAGTTTTGAACATGGGTTTTGACCCTGAGTTTCGTTTCTGTCAATCTTGACAGAGATTTAGTTCCATTGCCACTTGCATTTGTGTTACCCATCCATCTATTGGAACTTGGCCATTGTAAGAGTTCTGCCTTTATAAGACTATTGAATCCAACGAGTCGTACATGCTCAGAATGCTTTGTTTGCACCTCTTTGCTTTCTCTATGGCAAAACTAAATAGAGTAACTTGGCTTAGTGACCACATAGTTAATAGAATGATAACAGAATTGACCCCCTTTTTTTGCATCCACCATCTGGGCTTTACCCCTGTAAGTCTGTAACTTACTGGTCACTAGTTCCAACCCCAGTCTTCAATGTTAAAGGGATTCCAGATCTTGACCAAAAGTTTTCCATTCAAAGATGAGTGATTCAACGTGATTTGTGTTGGACAAGTTGAAAGTCTGACCGTGTATGCAATGTACAGGCTAGTGCACAGCCATTTCTGGTGCTGGGACTTCTGGTGACTGCCTTAGCAACAAGTCATTGAGCTCTCTGCACGTTAATGGTCTGACCGTGTATGCAATGTACAAGCTAGTGTATCACGTTGAGTAGATTTAGCCTGAAGCAGTGAGGGAGCGGCTTGTATATTTGCTGGTAGGAAAAAGGGTTAGACTCCCTCGCTCCCTTGTATTATCAAGGTAAGTCTCTTAAAATAAACTAATCTGTTGATATGATTGTGTATGAACAAACACCAATAagatgtgctacatccacgggcgaagcTGTAGATGTTTCAatgtaatggaagaaagttACATTGTGGAGGTCTCTCAAAGCACCTAAAACAGCGCTGGTGTTCACTTTTGAAAATCTTAATatgaaaaccctaaattcaacTTCTCCTCCATCAGGTTGATCCATCGGATCAAGTTGAACCGTACCATGGGGGAAGGCCCCACATCCCCAACAAGATCAACGATGGGCTCTGTGCTTTGCTATCATCATAGATCTTAGAAAAAATCCCATTCAAGTCGTCACATCGGATCAAGTTGAACCGTACCATGGTGGAAGGCCCCACATCCCCAACAAGATCAACGAGAAAAAATCCCATTCAAGTCGACACCAAAATATTTCGGAGTGGGTTTCGATGTAAAACATGAAATTGAGATACACGAAACAAAAGTCTTATGATCATGTGAAGAATGTATCCTGAAAAACTCAAtttccaagatggagaaaaaagTTATTTCCAGACTTGCAGGGACACAGAATcaacaaaccaaaaaatataaaatgtaatgtaaaaaaaagaataaaaacgtATTCAGAGATGGTACTTGAGCGTGTAACCAAAACCTGCCTTAGCCAAAAACCCAACTAGGAAGAAGCCCAAGATGTCTTTTTGTGGGTTTTGTATTGGAATTGGGCCAAGACAATGTTTCCCAAAGGAttaaatagggtggatgaagtgaaCAAGGCGCGATTGAAATACTGTAATTAGACCAGTGATGATGTACAGGTCAAAATGCTGGGTGTGAagaatttttattataaataaattggGAATTGAAGAAATGATGAGTGGGAatactaggaaggataaagtataGAATTTATCATATTAGAACAGAGTTGGGAGAAGTTCCTATGCATGAAATTTAGAGAAACTCAATTGAGGTGAtatgaccatgttcaatggagcCCTTGAGGGGTCTAGTCCAGAAGAGCAACTTGATACCTAGTCCAGAAGAGCGACTTGATCTTGATTGAGTGAAttgtaaatataaaaaaaaaccagaggCAGACCTAAGATAACCTTAAGATAACCTTTAAGTGATGATGAAAAACATGCTTAGTAACTTAGACCTTAACTCCTaatatgacctcaaatagaatTAACTGGAGATCAAATATCCATATGATCTTAAGATAACCTTTAAGTGATGATGAAAAACATGCTTAGTAACTTAGACCTTACTCCTAACCATTTAGTTGGACTTTGTTATtgtgaatgttgggcagttaaagCAGTAGTAACTAAAAAAGATCAATGCCCTAAAATTTATATCGATATTGTATgtgctttttttgtttaattttattcTATCAACACCGATGtagttggatccatgtagccaatgTTGTTGTAGTATTGGGCTTggaaaaacaaacaaaccagATGAACCTTTCCACCTCACTTCCCACTTTTTTTAAGCCTAGCTACAGTCCTTCAAGATTTGTgcattaaaattttaagattcaCTAGCATAGCAATATAGCATGAATGATCCCTCTGTGGTATagatttcctttcctttcaaAGTTACAATTAGAGATTCATACATGAATTTCTTCAATCTCTTAACCAATAAAACAAGTTTTGTTTTAAGCCAGTTAGCGCCAACACataccagagagagagagagagagagagagaagagttaCACAAACGTTAATCTACTAGGTTAATGTCCGAAAGGAACCATTCTACTACAGAAACAAACATAAAGAGGCCCCAACGATTTGGAACAAAACAAATTCTCAGAAGACGTTGGGTTTTGCTTGCCTCAATAAACCTAACAAacaacaaaatacaaaatacaCACAGAACTGAAACTTACAAAGCAAACTTTAACACTCACTCCCATTGTTGCATTACTGCTGcaactaaaaccctaaccctaacctcaCCTAACCTAATCCATTCTAACTAACCATCAAAACAGAAAAGCAAaacacaaaagagagagagagagagaaccaaagaGCTAATTATTAAGTATTTTTCCTAAACTTGGACTCATCGATCTCAATCCCCTCTCGAGCCGCACGCTCCCCTCCTGACTTCTCGGTGGTGCTCAGCCCACCCTTTCGACCCATCTCCTGATACCCTTCAGTCCCCAACTGCTCCTTCCTCGTCTGTCCTCCTCGGCTCCTCCCTgttattcaattaaaaaaatttgttaatttaatttGTTCAACCAGAGAGAGAGTAGATGTTAAGAAAAGCAAAGCTACCTTCAGCGAGATGTTCCTGAGCTTCAAGACTCCTACCACCAGTGCCACCAGGGATAACAGTCTCACCCTGCCTAGCCTTGGCGTCAAGCTCGGCTCTCACTTGTTTTGctgccatttcttcttctttcttcagaTCGACGATATCAAGAAAACTAACTTATTAAAAACGACAGAAACAAAACTACAACCGTTTAGAAAAAGCTATgtttgatgttgttgttgttgataacGATAACGATCGAAGAGAAGAGGTCAGAATTTATAAGGAGAGAGTGTTGGGTGACGGAGCGGTGAAAGGGACACCTCGATAGCAAACGCGGCATCTAAGGAAGAAGGGAGCGATTGCCTGAAAGACACGCAGGTGTTTTTGGAACTGGAAATGAGCGGTGGATTGGATTTTGTCATTTTTGGGTGAGAAACAGAGAATGAATGCCACCAGTCCTTTTTGCGGTTGGGAATTTCGTCAGTTTCTCACACGTACTCCATCTCCTATTCTCCTGTCGACTAACCAGTCTATATTCTGTTCCACTGGCCATCCCCCTTTGTGAAGCTAATTCTGGTGGTTCcttatccaacaaaaaaaaaaaaaactcattttggatTAGTTTTCATGCATTAATGAAATTTGTCTTTCACATTTCTGTCGTCGGATTAATGAATGAGAATCAAGTATTTATATCTAATGATTGAAGTATCTTGACCGTATACATCATCCATATAAGATGATTTTAAAGTTTACTTATTAGATGACCATGTTTATATTTAGGGGGAGGACCATGTTTATATTTAGGGTTGCAACagagtcgggttgggctggACTTTCTAAAACCTCAGTCCAACTCTAACTCAGGGCCTGGAAAATCTAACCTTGACCTGCCCCCAGGGTCAGGCTGGATTAATGTTGCTTGGAATGGGGGAAGGGAGCGATGCATGGACTGGATTGAATTGGGTTAGgaagaaaattataaattttacataaaataacactataataaaattatatattatcatttattatcttcatatataatatattatacagCAAAAATATGTGTAACATTTAAAGTTCATAATATCTAGTATATGGATATATAATTTATAGtgtaacttaaaatagggttggCCTAGGCCAACCTGGGCTCAgctagaggccttaaccctggTCCGACCCGATCTTGATTCAAGGCCAGAAATTTCTAACCCTAACCCGTCCTTAGGGCCAGATATCTTAATCCATGCCTTGTTCAGGCTGACAAGTCCAGACTTGCACCCCTAtttatatatagggaaaaagatttcACATGGTTACATGGCTCTACACGAGCACctaggccaatgggtgagcacacctgggtatctacccaaggggcagaggcgtcatcttacggtgccttgtgagaggggcgtaggaaacaccatcaCTTTATggaaccccctcccccccccccccccaaaaaaaaagtttcactTCGTCCATTGATTTACACTGCACGTACAATTGGAACATGTCAAGTGTCCTATTCACGGTCATTTATGGAGCATAAAGGAGTACTTAATGTTGGAAAAAATCAAATCGAGAAGGACATGGCAATCTACTTTGAACGCGTACTCactatcttaaaggagatatttaCCCCCACACAACACATTTCACCTTCAGGACTCAACAAAGCAATAAGGATGAAACACATAATTTCTTTTAAGAGGCACTGAttgcaaaagagagagatatttcgTTTGAACACTGCActtctattttatagaagtgaaGCACCTCTTTTGAATAGACATATCTGCTCATTTTGTATTTAAACCATTAGATCGATTGTCATCCGATCTTACGGTCCAGATTAAACTGGAGATGAAGCTGTTTACAGCAGTCATATCATATCAAATGTGACCGTAGGATCTTCTAATCTGACGGATCTGATCACATCAAAAAATCAACGTACTAGATCAGATCGCTTGAAGCACGATGCAAGCATGCAAAGTGCTAAGTGCATGCGTATGCCACTAACACTTCTACAACCCACTGCCCATATTGCGTGTGCGTGTGCGTGTGCGTGTGAGTGTGCGTGTGCGCGTGCGTTGCAGTATGTGTGAAAAGATGGGTGCAGTGGAAACCAAGATTGATAGAGAAGATCCTGTTTCTCTCCATCCTTGGGGTAGAGAGAGATGGCACGTGTCTCAGGTCAAACGGAGAGAGTGAATCCATTATCTGTCTCTatttttcaaacttttttttctcCTAGGAAACATATAAAAAAGGCAACCACTTACATAAAAGAAGAAGCACAGCTGAGCATGATGCACATGCGATGGAGAGAAGGATAGGGATTGAataagcaaagaagaaaaactgaaaataaacgaataaaaaaaaaaacacaaggaacagagagaaaaaaagaatctaTTTAGAGGAAGTTAAGTACTGGAGTTAATAGAATCATGATAAGAGAAGGAAACTAGAGAGATAGAGTTCTGATATCGTAGGCTATTCGAATAAAGGAGGAGACACATATTAAGTTCCCTGTTGAAGTGGGTAACTGAATACACGTCTGATAAGGGCAGAGGCCAAGTTGGTGGTGGGACAgtaatttttattctctcttgtTCGCTGCCCGAACAGGATCGTCCTGTCCCTTTCATATGGGATGTGAAATGACGATTTAACCTCCCTcggacagtgtgttcgggcaaggggttaGGTGGTCATTTagtgcccccatgtgagggggcATGACGATCCTGTTCGGGCAGTGAACAGAAGACGATAACGATTCAGTGGGACAGGGGAAGGGTGGAGATAGGGGGCGGAGGGCAGAAGTGGGATAGGGGAGGGGTCAGATGCAGGGTAGAGGGCAGAGTCCAAGGTGGTAGCAGTACAAAGGGATaggtggaggtgggggtggaGGACAGAGATGGGATAGGGGAGGGGTAAGATGCAAGGTAGAGGGCAGAGTCCAAGGCGGCAGCGGTACAAAGAGAAAGGTGGAGGTAGGGGTGAAGGGCAGAGGTGAGGTGGGGTTGGGATgggaagaaggggagggggggtcaGGAGGACAAGGTGGGAGGTGGAGTtgggg encodes:
- the LOC122670982 gene encoding em protein H5-like, whose amino-acid sequence is MAAKQVRAELDAKARQGETVIPGGTGGRSLEAQEHLAEGRSRGGQTRKEQLGTEGYQEMGRKGGLSTTEKSGGERAAREGIEIDESKFRKNT